From Phycodurus eques isolate BA_2022a chromosome 20, UOR_Pequ_1.1, whole genome shotgun sequence, a single genomic window includes:
- the LOC133395516 gene encoding polyhomeotic-like protein 1 isoform X3 has product METHDGQQQRRQEASANESAASGTGARPLAINSMSLYERQAVQALQALQRQPHAAQYFQQLMLQQHINKTQLRNLAAVQQVKVNRPPRAPISSQLIFMPGRAPTTATVATASAATVARPPKEEVAATMSSGSQTDGELNLTVRGASCPKGVKTEVLEKSDAASSSLVASPKKSTHPQPSPIKIPTYPQPAHFKGHPSPPSSGSTSSIPFPQLLLHGTRTLTTGTAAPAGAQALVLASAAASQARAYPLGTAGVEPMQKSAPGGDKVAHGNGPVPIQPKTVQGLRLPLRLTSKKPPPIMPAPPPADRPPRTPHVPVQIVGARQSALGSGQGLALLRGGCGQEGAAVFTSSSSRLTVVASVASGEGAVPGRAPPASTSQVHPCPGTLVPASALPRAPLPLAQEAQRGAVDAPANGDATGSRSKDAALKRKLESGDDFVPEVRRPPPLRDDDSTLANLDAAVSAAPLASPSPSRGVCGAGERAPPPQAVAKPHILTHVIEGFVIQEGARPFPVCGQIKDSAGEDFASSVATATMLKCECCEKLAPASHFPGTKRFCSTLCAKRHKLTFGRRPSREHRSHLSNSEEECDVAQRTTTRRRRRRKVPRRTSSEIASAKIAGQSLSLKHLSESSRSDSEWSGEDDDAVSPSPASSSASGRRRPPPSPPPAKQISAAPSSPAHWSVDQVSQFICSLQGGKPLKRRRRHYLKTQDGCPRCSGNFSVKEGSCFSPGTLRFRLRGSGGALLVAGDRRTGADAVEGGPPGVGHEHQAGPRPQDLRAHQQPEGLIR; this is encoded by the exons ATGGAGACGCACGACGGGCAGCAACAGCGGCGGCAGGAGGCCTCGGCCAATGAGAGCGCTGCATCCGGCACCGGTGCCCGCCCCTTGGCAATCAACTCCATGTCGCTGTACGAAAGGCAGGccgtgcag GCCCTGCAGGCGCTGCAGAGGCAGCCGCACGCCGCTCAGTACTTCCAGCAGCTGATGTTGCAGCAGCACATCAACAAAACGCAGCTGCGCAACCTGGCCGCCGTGCAGCAGGTCAAG GTCAACCGTCCCCCGAGAGCACCCATCTCCTCGCAGCTCATCTTTATGCCGGGCCGAGCGCCGACGACCGCCACCGTGGCGACCGCCTCCGCGGCGACCGTCGCTCGTCCACCCAAAGAAGAAGTAGCGGCTACGATGTCCTCCGGCAGCCAAACGGACGGCGAGCTG AATTTGACAGTGAGGGGCGCGTCCTGTCCGAAAGGTGTCAAGACGGAGGTGCTCGAAAAGAGTGACGCAG CGTCGTCCTCACTGGTCGCCTCCCCCAAAAAGTCCACTCACCCGCAGCCGTCCCCCATCAAGATCCCCACCTACCCTCAGCCCGCCCACTTTAaaggccacccctcccccccctcctccgGTTCCACCTCCTCCATCCCGTTCCCGCAGCTTCTGCTTCACGGAACCCGTACCCTCACCACGGGGACGGCGGCGCCCGCTGGCGCGCAGGCGTTGGTCTTGGCGTCCGCCGCGGCCTCACAGGCCCGTGCGTACCCGCTGGGCACGGCCGGCGTCGAGCCTATGCAGAAGAGCGCGCCGGGCGGCGACAAGGTGGCCCACGGCAACGGGCCGGTCCCCATCCAGCCCAAAACCGTGCAGGGGCTCCGCCTGCCCCTCCGGCTCACTTCCAAAAAACCCCCGCCCATCATGCCCGCCCCGCCGCCTGCCGACCGCCCCCCGCGGACGCCCCACGTCCCCGTTCAGATTGTGGGCGCCCGGCAGAGCGCGCTGGGAAGCGGTCAGGGGTTAGCCTTACTCAGGGGGGGCTGCGGTCAGGAGGGGGCGGCCGTCTTCACCAGCTCGTCCAGCCGGCTCACCGTGGTGGCCTCCGTCGCTTCCGGGGAGGGCGCCGTCCCGGGGCGAGCACCGCCCGCCTCGACCTCGCAGGTTCATCCGTGCCCCGGAACCCTGGTGCCCGCCTCCGCGCTGCCTCGTGCCCCGCTGCCCCTGGCGCAAGAGGCGCAAAGAGGGGCAGTGGATGCGCCCGCTAACGGCGACGCCACAGGAAGTCGG aGCAAGGATGCGGCGCTGAAGCGCAAGCTGGAGTCCGGCGACGACTTCGTCCCCGAAGTCCGACGGCCGCCGCCGTTACGAGATGACGACTCAACTCTGGCCAACTTGGACGCAG CAGTTTCCGCCGCCCCTCTGGCCTCTCCCTCACCGTCCCGTGGCGTCTGCGGTGCGGGTGAGAGGGCTCCTCCCCCCCAAGCGGTGGCGAAGCCGCACATCCTGACGCATGTCATCGAGGGCTTCGTCATCCAGGAAGGCGCCCGGCCTTTTCCG GTATGCGGGCAAATCAAAGACTCGGCCGGGGAGGACTTCGCTTCCTCTGTAGCCACGGCAACAA TGCTGAAATGCGAGTGCTGCGAGAAGTTGGCCCCCGCCAGCCATTTTCCAGGAACCAAAAGGTTCTGCTCCACCTTGTGTGCAAAGAG GCACAAGCTCACCTTTGGCAGGCGGCCATCTCGGGAGCATCGAAGTCACCTCTCCAACTCGGAGGAGGAATGCGACGTGGCCCagaggacgacgacgaggaggaggaggaggaggaaggtgcCGCGCCGGACCAGCTCGGAAATCGCTAGCGCCAAGATCGCGGGCCAGTCGCTGTCGCTCAAG CACCTCTCCGAGTCCAGCCGCTCGGACAGCGAGTGGAGCGGCGAGGACGACGACGCCGTGTCTCCCTCGCCCGCGTCCTCCTCGGCTTCCGGCCGCCGCCGGCCCCCGCCGTCGCCGCCGCCCGCCAAGCAGATATCCGCCGCGCCTTCGAGCCCCGCACATTGGAGTGTGGACCAAGTGTCGCAGTTTATTTGCTCGCTACAAGGTGGGAAGCCTTTAAAGCGGCGCCGACGTCATTATCTGAAGACACAAGACGGATGCCCTCGGTGTTCCGGAAACTTCTCTGTGAAAGAGGGCTCCTGTTTCTCACCCGGCACGTTGCGTTTCAGGCTGCGAGGATCTGGCGGCGCTCTTCTTGTCGCAGGAGATCGACGGACAGGCGCTGATGCTGTTGAAGGAGGACCACCTGGTGTCGGCCATGAACATCAAGCTGGGCCCCGCCCTCAAGATCTGCGCGCACATCAGCAACCTGAAGGACTGATCCGCTAG
- the LOC133395516 gene encoding polyhomeotic-like protein 1 isoform X4: protein METHDGQQQRRQEASANESAASGTGARPLAINSMSLYERQAVQALQALQRQPHAAQYFQQLMLQQHINKTQLRNLAAVQQVKAGATSDSASAAGSRPVTAATASTISQSLVLSGGAGGRGQMFLRVNRPPRAPISSQLIFMPGRAPTTATVATASAATVARPPKEEVAATMSSGSQTDGELNLTVRGASCPKGVKTEVLEKSDAASSSLVASPKKSTHPQPSPIKIPTYPQPAHFKGHPSPPSSGSTSSIPFPQLLLHGTRTLTTGTAAPAGAQALVLASAAASQARAYPLGTAGVEPMQKSAPGGDKVAHGNGPVPIQPKTVQGLRLPLRLTSKKPPPIMPAPPPADRPPRTPHVPVQIVGARQSALGSGQGLALLRGGCGQEGAAVFTSSSSRLTVVASVASGEGAVPGRAPPASTSQVHPCPGTLVPASALPRAPLPLAQEAQRGAVDAPANGDATGSRSKDAALKRKLESGDDFVPEVRRPPPLRDDDSTLANLDAAVSAAPLASPSPSRGVCGAGERAPPPQAVAKPHILTHVIEGFVIQEGARPFPVCGQIKDSAGEDFASSVATATMLKCECCEKLAPASHFPGTKRFCSTLCAKRHKLTFGRRPSREHRSHLSNSEEECDVAQRTTTRRRRRRKVPRRTSSEIASAKIAGQSLSLKHLSESSRSDSEWSGEDDDAVSPSPASSSASGRRRPPPSPPPAKQISAAPSSPAHWSVDQVSQFICSLQGCEDLAALFLSQEIDGQALMLLKEDHLVSAMNIKLGPALKICAHISNLKD from the exons ATGGAGACGCACGACGGGCAGCAACAGCGGCGGCAGGAGGCCTCGGCCAATGAGAGCGCTGCATCCGGCACCGGTGCCCGCCCCTTGGCAATCAACTCCATGTCGCTGTACGAAAGGCAGGccgtgcag GCCCTGCAGGCGCTGCAGAGGCAGCCGCACGCCGCTCAGTACTTCCAGCAGCTGATGTTGCAGCAGCACATCAACAAAACGCAGCTGCGCAACCTGGCCGCCGTGCAGCAGGTCAAG gCCGGCGCGACGTCAGACTCCGCGTCCGCGGCCGGCAGTCGGCCCGTCACCGCGGCGACCGCGTCAACCATCAGCCAGTCGCTGGTGCTGAGCGGCGGGGCGGGGGGTCGCGGTCAGATGTTTCTCAGG GTCAACCGTCCCCCGAGAGCACCCATCTCCTCGCAGCTCATCTTTATGCCGGGCCGAGCGCCGACGACCGCCACCGTGGCGACCGCCTCCGCGGCGACCGTCGCTCGTCCACCCAAAGAAGAAGTAGCGGCTACGATGTCCTCCGGCAGCCAAACGGACGGCGAGCTG AATTTGACAGTGAGGGGCGCGTCCTGTCCGAAAGGTGTCAAGACGGAGGTGCTCGAAAAGAGTGACGCAG CGTCGTCCTCACTGGTCGCCTCCCCCAAAAAGTCCACTCACCCGCAGCCGTCCCCCATCAAGATCCCCACCTACCCTCAGCCCGCCCACTTTAaaggccacccctcccccccctcctccgGTTCCACCTCCTCCATCCCGTTCCCGCAGCTTCTGCTTCACGGAACCCGTACCCTCACCACGGGGACGGCGGCGCCCGCTGGCGCGCAGGCGTTGGTCTTGGCGTCCGCCGCGGCCTCACAGGCCCGTGCGTACCCGCTGGGCACGGCCGGCGTCGAGCCTATGCAGAAGAGCGCGCCGGGCGGCGACAAGGTGGCCCACGGCAACGGGCCGGTCCCCATCCAGCCCAAAACCGTGCAGGGGCTCCGCCTGCCCCTCCGGCTCACTTCCAAAAAACCCCCGCCCATCATGCCCGCCCCGCCGCCTGCCGACCGCCCCCCGCGGACGCCCCACGTCCCCGTTCAGATTGTGGGCGCCCGGCAGAGCGCGCTGGGAAGCGGTCAGGGGTTAGCCTTACTCAGGGGGGGCTGCGGTCAGGAGGGGGCGGCCGTCTTCACCAGCTCGTCCAGCCGGCTCACCGTGGTGGCCTCCGTCGCTTCCGGGGAGGGCGCCGTCCCGGGGCGAGCACCGCCCGCCTCGACCTCGCAGGTTCATCCGTGCCCCGGAACCCTGGTGCCCGCCTCCGCGCTGCCTCGTGCCCCGCTGCCCCTGGCGCAAGAGGCGCAAAGAGGGGCAGTGGATGCGCCCGCTAACGGCGACGCCACAGGAAGTCGG aGCAAGGATGCGGCGCTGAAGCGCAAGCTGGAGTCCGGCGACGACTTCGTCCCCGAAGTCCGACGGCCGCCGCCGTTACGAGATGACGACTCAACTCTGGCCAACTTGGACGCAG CAGTTTCCGCCGCCCCTCTGGCCTCTCCCTCACCGTCCCGTGGCGTCTGCGGTGCGGGTGAGAGGGCTCCTCCCCCCCAAGCGGTGGCGAAGCCGCACATCCTGACGCATGTCATCGAGGGCTTCGTCATCCAGGAAGGCGCCCGGCCTTTTCCG GTATGCGGGCAAATCAAAGACTCGGCCGGGGAGGACTTCGCTTCCTCTGTAGCCACGGCAACAA TGCTGAAATGCGAGTGCTGCGAGAAGTTGGCCCCCGCCAGCCATTTTCCAGGAACCAAAAGGTTCTGCTCCACCTTGTGTGCAAAGAG GCACAAGCTCACCTTTGGCAGGCGGCCATCTCGGGAGCATCGAAGTCACCTCTCCAACTCGGAGGAGGAATGCGACGTGGCCCagaggacgacgacgaggaggaggaggaggaggaaggtgcCGCGCCGGACCAGCTCGGAAATCGCTAGCGCCAAGATCGCGGGCCAGTCGCTGTCGCTCAAG CACCTCTCCGAGTCCAGCCGCTCGGACAGCGAGTGGAGCGGCGAGGACGACGACGCCGTGTCTCCCTCGCCCGCGTCCTCCTCGGCTTCCGGCCGCCGCCGGCCCCCGCCGTCGCCGCCGCCCGCCAAGCAGATATCCGCCGCGCCTTCGAGCCCCGCACATTGGAGTGTGGACCAAGTGTCGCAGTTTATTTGCTCGCTACAAG GCTGCGAGGATCTGGCGGCGCTCTTCTTGTCGCAGGAGATCGACGGACAGGCGCTGATGCTGTTGAAGGAGGACCACCTGGTGTCGGCCATGAACATCAAGCTGGGCCCCGCCCTCAAGATCTGCGCGCACATCAGCAACCTGAAGGACTGA
- the LOC133395516 gene encoding polyhomeotic-like protein 1 isoform X5 translates to METHDGQQQRRQEASANESAASGTGARPLAINSMSLYERQAVQVNRPPRAPISSQLIFMPGRAPTTATVATASAATVARPPKEEVAATMSSGSQTDGELNLTVRGASCPKGVKTEVLEKSDAASSSLVASPKKSTHPQPSPIKIPTYPQPAHFKGHPSPPSSGSTSSIPFPQLLLHGTRTLTTGTAAPAGAQALVLASAAASQARAYPLGTAGVEPMQKSAPGGDKVAHGNGPVPIQPKTVQGLRLPLRLTSKKPPPIMPAPPPADRPPRTPHVPVQIVGARQSALGSGQGLALLRGGCGQEGAAVFTSSSSRLTVVASVASGEGAVPGRAPPASTSQVHPCPGTLVPASALPRAPLPLAQEAQRGAVDAPANGDATGSRSKDAALKRKLESGDDFVPEVRRPPPLRDDDSTLANLDAAVSAAPLASPSPSRGVCGAGERAPPPQAVAKPHILTHVIEGFVIQEGARPFPVCGQIKDSAGEDFASSVATATMLKCECCEKLAPASHFPGTKRFCSTLCAKRHKLTFGRRPSREHRSHLSNSEEECDVAQRTTTRRRRRRKVPRRTSSEIASAKIAGQSLSLKHLSESSRSDSEWSGEDDDAVSPSPASSSASGRRRPPPSPPPAKQISAAPSSPAHWSVDQVSQFICSLQGGKPLKRRRRHYLKTQDGCPRCSGNFSVKEGSCFSPGTLRFRLRGSGGALLVAGDRRTGADAVEGGPPGVGHEHQAGPRPQDLRAHQQPEGLIR, encoded by the exons ATGGAGACGCACGACGGGCAGCAACAGCGGCGGCAGGAGGCCTCGGCCAATGAGAGCGCTGCATCCGGCACCGGTGCCCGCCCCTTGGCAATCAACTCCATGTCGCTGTACGAAAGGCAGGccgtgcag GTCAACCGTCCCCCGAGAGCACCCATCTCCTCGCAGCTCATCTTTATGCCGGGCCGAGCGCCGACGACCGCCACCGTGGCGACCGCCTCCGCGGCGACCGTCGCTCGTCCACCCAAAGAAGAAGTAGCGGCTACGATGTCCTCCGGCAGCCAAACGGACGGCGAGCTG AATTTGACAGTGAGGGGCGCGTCCTGTCCGAAAGGTGTCAAGACGGAGGTGCTCGAAAAGAGTGACGCAG CGTCGTCCTCACTGGTCGCCTCCCCCAAAAAGTCCACTCACCCGCAGCCGTCCCCCATCAAGATCCCCACCTACCCTCAGCCCGCCCACTTTAaaggccacccctcccccccctcctccgGTTCCACCTCCTCCATCCCGTTCCCGCAGCTTCTGCTTCACGGAACCCGTACCCTCACCACGGGGACGGCGGCGCCCGCTGGCGCGCAGGCGTTGGTCTTGGCGTCCGCCGCGGCCTCACAGGCCCGTGCGTACCCGCTGGGCACGGCCGGCGTCGAGCCTATGCAGAAGAGCGCGCCGGGCGGCGACAAGGTGGCCCACGGCAACGGGCCGGTCCCCATCCAGCCCAAAACCGTGCAGGGGCTCCGCCTGCCCCTCCGGCTCACTTCCAAAAAACCCCCGCCCATCATGCCCGCCCCGCCGCCTGCCGACCGCCCCCCGCGGACGCCCCACGTCCCCGTTCAGATTGTGGGCGCCCGGCAGAGCGCGCTGGGAAGCGGTCAGGGGTTAGCCTTACTCAGGGGGGGCTGCGGTCAGGAGGGGGCGGCCGTCTTCACCAGCTCGTCCAGCCGGCTCACCGTGGTGGCCTCCGTCGCTTCCGGGGAGGGCGCCGTCCCGGGGCGAGCACCGCCCGCCTCGACCTCGCAGGTTCATCCGTGCCCCGGAACCCTGGTGCCCGCCTCCGCGCTGCCTCGTGCCCCGCTGCCCCTGGCGCAAGAGGCGCAAAGAGGGGCAGTGGATGCGCCCGCTAACGGCGACGCCACAGGAAGTCGG aGCAAGGATGCGGCGCTGAAGCGCAAGCTGGAGTCCGGCGACGACTTCGTCCCCGAAGTCCGACGGCCGCCGCCGTTACGAGATGACGACTCAACTCTGGCCAACTTGGACGCAG CAGTTTCCGCCGCCCCTCTGGCCTCTCCCTCACCGTCCCGTGGCGTCTGCGGTGCGGGTGAGAGGGCTCCTCCCCCCCAAGCGGTGGCGAAGCCGCACATCCTGACGCATGTCATCGAGGGCTTCGTCATCCAGGAAGGCGCCCGGCCTTTTCCG GTATGCGGGCAAATCAAAGACTCGGCCGGGGAGGACTTCGCTTCCTCTGTAGCCACGGCAACAA TGCTGAAATGCGAGTGCTGCGAGAAGTTGGCCCCCGCCAGCCATTTTCCAGGAACCAAAAGGTTCTGCTCCACCTTGTGTGCAAAGAG GCACAAGCTCACCTTTGGCAGGCGGCCATCTCGGGAGCATCGAAGTCACCTCTCCAACTCGGAGGAGGAATGCGACGTGGCCCagaggacgacgacgaggaggaggaggaggaggaaggtgcCGCGCCGGACCAGCTCGGAAATCGCTAGCGCCAAGATCGCGGGCCAGTCGCTGTCGCTCAAG CACCTCTCCGAGTCCAGCCGCTCGGACAGCGAGTGGAGCGGCGAGGACGACGACGCCGTGTCTCCCTCGCCCGCGTCCTCCTCGGCTTCCGGCCGCCGCCGGCCCCCGCCGTCGCCGCCGCCCGCCAAGCAGATATCCGCCGCGCCTTCGAGCCCCGCACATTGGAGTGTGGACCAAGTGTCGCAGTTTATTTGCTCGCTACAAGGTGGGAAGCCTTTAAAGCGGCGCCGACGTCATTATCTGAAGACACAAGACGGATGCCCTCGGTGTTCCGGAAACTTCTCTGTGAAAGAGGGCTCCTGTTTCTCACCCGGCACGTTGCGTTTCAGGCTGCGAGGATCTGGCGGCGCTCTTCTTGTCGCAGGAGATCGACGGACAGGCGCTGATGCTGTTGAAGGAGGACCACCTGGTGTCGGCCATGAACATCAAGCTGGGCCCCGCCCTCAAGATCTGCGCGCACATCAGCAACCTGAAGGACTGATCCGCTAG
- the LOC133395516 gene encoding polyhomeotic-like protein 1 isoform X2 → METHDGQQQRRQEASANESAASGTGARPLAINSMSLYERQAVQALQALQRQPHAAQYFQQLMLQQHINKTQLRNLAAVQQVKAGATSDSASAAGSRPVTAATASTISQSLVLSGGAGGRGQMFLRVNRPPRAPISSQLIFMPGRAPTTATVATASAATVARPPKEEVAATMSSGSQTDGELNLTVRGASCPKGVKTEVLEKSDAASSSLVASPKKSTHPQPSPIKIPTYPQPAHFKGHPSPPSSGSTSSIPFPQLLLHGTRTLTTGTAAPAGAQALVLASAAASQARAYPLGTAGVEPMQKSAPGGDKVAHGNGPVPIQPKTVQGLRLPLRLTSKKPPPIMPAPPPADRPPRTPHVPVQIVGARQSALGSGQGLALLRGGCGQEGAAVFTSSSSRLTVVASVASGEGAVPGRAPPASTSQVHPCPGTLVPASALPRAPLPLAQEAQRGAVDAPANGDATGSRSKDAALKRKLESGDDFVPEVRRPPPLRDDDSTLANLDAVSAAPLASPSPSRGVCGAGERAPPPQAVAKPHILTHVIEGFVIQEGARPFPVCGQIKDSAGEDFASSVATATMLKCECCEKLAPASHFPGTKRFCSTLCAKRHKLTFGRRPSREHRSHLSNSEEECDVAQRTTTRRRRRRKVPRRTSSEIASAKIAGQSLSLKHLSESSRSDSEWSGEDDDAVSPSPASSSASGRRRPPPSPPPAKQISAAPSSPAHWSVDQVSQFICSLQGGKPLKRRRRHYLKTQDGCPRCSGNFSVKEGSCFSPGTLRFRLRGSGGALLVAGDRRTGADAVEGGPPGVGHEHQAGPRPQDLRAHQQPEGLIR, encoded by the exons ATGGAGACGCACGACGGGCAGCAACAGCGGCGGCAGGAGGCCTCGGCCAATGAGAGCGCTGCATCCGGCACCGGTGCCCGCCCCTTGGCAATCAACTCCATGTCGCTGTACGAAAGGCAGGccgtgcag GCCCTGCAGGCGCTGCAGAGGCAGCCGCACGCCGCTCAGTACTTCCAGCAGCTGATGTTGCAGCAGCACATCAACAAAACGCAGCTGCGCAACCTGGCCGCCGTGCAGCAGGTCAAG gCCGGCGCGACGTCAGACTCCGCGTCCGCGGCCGGCAGTCGGCCCGTCACCGCGGCGACCGCGTCAACCATCAGCCAGTCGCTGGTGCTGAGCGGCGGGGCGGGGGGTCGCGGTCAGATGTTTCTCAGG GTCAACCGTCCCCCGAGAGCACCCATCTCCTCGCAGCTCATCTTTATGCCGGGCCGAGCGCCGACGACCGCCACCGTGGCGACCGCCTCCGCGGCGACCGTCGCTCGTCCACCCAAAGAAGAAGTAGCGGCTACGATGTCCTCCGGCAGCCAAACGGACGGCGAGCTG AATTTGACAGTGAGGGGCGCGTCCTGTCCGAAAGGTGTCAAGACGGAGGTGCTCGAAAAGAGTGACGCAG CGTCGTCCTCACTGGTCGCCTCCCCCAAAAAGTCCACTCACCCGCAGCCGTCCCCCATCAAGATCCCCACCTACCCTCAGCCCGCCCACTTTAaaggccacccctcccccccctcctccgGTTCCACCTCCTCCATCCCGTTCCCGCAGCTTCTGCTTCACGGAACCCGTACCCTCACCACGGGGACGGCGGCGCCCGCTGGCGCGCAGGCGTTGGTCTTGGCGTCCGCCGCGGCCTCACAGGCCCGTGCGTACCCGCTGGGCACGGCCGGCGTCGAGCCTATGCAGAAGAGCGCGCCGGGCGGCGACAAGGTGGCCCACGGCAACGGGCCGGTCCCCATCCAGCCCAAAACCGTGCAGGGGCTCCGCCTGCCCCTCCGGCTCACTTCCAAAAAACCCCCGCCCATCATGCCCGCCCCGCCGCCTGCCGACCGCCCCCCGCGGACGCCCCACGTCCCCGTTCAGATTGTGGGCGCCCGGCAGAGCGCGCTGGGAAGCGGTCAGGGGTTAGCCTTACTCAGGGGGGGCTGCGGTCAGGAGGGGGCGGCCGTCTTCACCAGCTCGTCCAGCCGGCTCACCGTGGTGGCCTCCGTCGCTTCCGGGGAGGGCGCCGTCCCGGGGCGAGCACCGCCCGCCTCGACCTCGCAGGTTCATCCGTGCCCCGGAACCCTGGTGCCCGCCTCCGCGCTGCCTCGTGCCCCGCTGCCCCTGGCGCAAGAGGCGCAAAGAGGGGCAGTGGATGCGCCCGCTAACGGCGACGCCACAGGAAGTCGG aGCAAGGATGCGGCGCTGAAGCGCAAGCTGGAGTCCGGCGACGACTTCGTCCCCGAAGTCCGACGGCCGCCGCCGTTACGAGATGACGACTCAACTCTGGCCAACTTGGACGCAG TTTCCGCCGCCCCTCTGGCCTCTCCCTCACCGTCCCGTGGCGTCTGCGGTGCGGGTGAGAGGGCTCCTCCCCCCCAAGCGGTGGCGAAGCCGCACATCCTGACGCATGTCATCGAGGGCTTCGTCATCCAGGAAGGCGCCCGGCCTTTTCCG GTATGCGGGCAAATCAAAGACTCGGCCGGGGAGGACTTCGCTTCCTCTGTAGCCACGGCAACAA TGCTGAAATGCGAGTGCTGCGAGAAGTTGGCCCCCGCCAGCCATTTTCCAGGAACCAAAAGGTTCTGCTCCACCTTGTGTGCAAAGAG GCACAAGCTCACCTTTGGCAGGCGGCCATCTCGGGAGCATCGAAGTCACCTCTCCAACTCGGAGGAGGAATGCGACGTGGCCCagaggacgacgacgaggaggaggaggaggaggaaggtgcCGCGCCGGACCAGCTCGGAAATCGCTAGCGCCAAGATCGCGGGCCAGTCGCTGTCGCTCAAG CACCTCTCCGAGTCCAGCCGCTCGGACAGCGAGTGGAGCGGCGAGGACGACGACGCCGTGTCTCCCTCGCCCGCGTCCTCCTCGGCTTCCGGCCGCCGCCGGCCCCCGCCGTCGCCGCCGCCCGCCAAGCAGATATCCGCCGCGCCTTCGAGCCCCGCACATTGGAGTGTGGACCAAGTGTCGCAGTTTATTTGCTCGCTACAAGGTGGGAAGCCTTTAAAGCGGCGCCGACGTCATTATCTGAAGACACAAGACGGATGCCCTCGGTGTTCCGGAAACTTCTCTGTGAAAGAGGGCTCCTGTTTCTCACCCGGCACGTTGCGTTTCAGGCTGCGAGGATCTGGCGGCGCTCTTCTTGTCGCAGGAGATCGACGGACAGGCGCTGATGCTGTTGAAGGAGGACCACCTGGTGTCGGCCATGAACATCAAGCTGGGCCCCGCCCTCAAGATCTGCGCGCACATCAGCAACCTGAAGGACTGATCCGCTAG